One window from the genome of Alosa alosa isolate M-15738 ecotype Scorff River chromosome 15, AALO_Geno_1.1, whole genome shotgun sequence encodes:
- the LOC125307974 gene encoding uncharacterized protein LOC125307974: protein MILLLLSYFDEKEESMFFHVEDTCLVEEVQLEQVPLTPTIIVCGQSCYSSTRYMLSLDRNLINTNISSFISALCLMFGSYYCFNIHYPSELASTLEFLQRCFFLINPEKGTKVENKNSKRHLNVNPRVLTLIQEL from the exons ATGATCCTGCTTCTGCTAAGCTACTTTGATGAGAAGGAGGAGTCCATGTTCTTCCATGTAGAAGATACATGTCTGGTAGAAGAGGTCCAACTGGAGCAAGTACCTCTGACACCCACTATTATTGTCTGTG GACAGTCCTGCTATTCCTCAACAAGGTACATGCTGAGTCTGGATCGGAACCTTATCAACACAAACATCTCCTCCTTCATTTCTGCACTGTGCCTCATGTTCGGGAGCTACTACTGTTTTAACATCCATTATCCATCTGAGCTGGCTTCAACCCTGGAGTTTCTTCAAAG GTGTTTTTTCTTGATAAACCCAGAAAAAGGAACCAAAGTAGAGAACAAAAACTCCAAGCGTCATCTCAACGTGAACCCTCGCGTCCTCACCCTGATACAGGAACTCTGA